The genomic interval AGGAATGTATTAGTTGAAGTTTACTGTTTGTCTAGATTAAACATGCCTCATGATGGAGAGACATCAGACTGTCCTATTACACCCAGTCAGTACAGACTGATGGCTCCAACTCTCAGCTCACATACTAATCCTTGGTCGTGGTCGCAGTGCAGCAGCAAGGCTCTCACTGCCTTTCTTGAGTGAGATTTCAAAGTTGTATTGGAATTAAGTTATAAATTGAGGTTATTTGTGTTGGATATGATTAGTGGCGGTAATGGAATATGTCTGTTAAACAAACCCAATGTGGATTTAACTCAAGATATGAGCAAGAATTTACCAGGACAGCTTTATAATTTAGATAAGCAATGTGAAATGGCATTTGGATCGGGCATCACTTCTTGCAAGTATATTGTAAGGTGTAAACAGATTATATGCTGGACTTACATTGAAGTGTATTCTGTTGAATAGCAAGATGAAGTTCCATGCAGACGATTGTGGTGCAGTACCAGCAGTCCCGGTTGTAGAACAAGACACATGCCGTGGGCGGAAGGCACACCTTGTGGAAACAATAAGGTTTTGTTCTGTCTCTCTTCCTGTATGTGGTATTACTTCATGCTAACATTTGTGTATAGTGGTGTATAAAGGGTAAGTGTGTGGCAAAGGAGAGGAACACTAAACCTATAGATGGCCAGTGGGGAAACTGGAAATCATTTAGTTCATGCACGAGGACTTGTGGAGGTGGTGTTCAATACTCAGAGAGAGACTGTGATTATCCAGAGTaataataaaacaattaaatatGATTGTTATGATAGACAACAAATTACTGTTTGCACAGGCCTGCAAATGGTGGTCAATATTGTGTTGGACAAAGAAGAAAGTATACATCATGCAACACTCAGGATTGTCCAAGGGGTTCGATTTCATTTCGTCAACTTCAATGTGAAAGTTTTAATGGTCAAAAACATAATTTCAACAATGTCCCCTATAATGTCAAGTGGTCAGCAAAGTACAACTGTAAGATTGACTGTTGTAGCTGCTcttcaatttaattaaatatattatactatGTCTTTTGTGTGACAGTGAGGCCATCAGAGAGATGCAAGTTGTTTTGCTATACAAACACGGATAGTAAATACTACAGATTGGCAGCTAAAGTAGTAGATGGAACTCCTTGCAGTCCTGACACATTTGACATGTGTGTAGATGGCCAGTGCAGGGTAAGGATCCTCCAGTCTTGTCTTACTGATGCAGATGTAACTAAATAGTCCTGTCATTTGCTGTTGCTAGAAAGGTAATAGGGTATTATACTTTCTACTCTATAGCTATCTTTGGAGTAGAGTAGGTGGGTGGAATATGAATATAAGATTTCATGTGAGGAATGACCAAGCTGCCTCTTTTCTAATCTATTGacttgtccatctgtccaatTTTAATGGGTCTTTTGTGGTTATGGCAGCTGTTGCTGCTTGAAACTTCCTTGTTCTGATGTATTTGTGATAAGTGTAATTATGATTGATGATATGAATGCAAGAACAATAGAACTAATGTGAGCAATAACAATGAGAATAGAAGAGCTGTCATGTTGTAAATGATGTATTTTTTCTTGTCACTGAgtcatttgttattgtttacaGCCTGCTGGATGTGATCATAAGTTGGGATCTCATGCTAAGATTGATAAATGTGGAAAGTGTAATGGCAATGGACAGTCATGCAGGGAAGTTGTAGGATTTCTAGGAAGAGCACACTATGGTAGGCAATGCCATATAAAATGTTACCAAGTATTCCGATTTGTTGACTATGAGGGCTTGCATGTTAGCAGGGTATAATGATGTTGTCACTTTTCCAGTTGGCACAACTCAGATAATAGTGAGGCAGCCTCCTATTTTAGCTAGAGATGATAACTACTTGGGTGAGTAGCACAAAATGTACAATTTATGAGTGTGAGACAATAAATTGTATTTGTTAATAACTTGTTACTGCAGCACTAAAGCAAGGTGGCAGTTTTATATTCAATGGTGACTACAAGATCAATGTTGGTCGATACAGATACAAGTCGTTGGGTTGTGAGTGGTATTACAATGGATCACAAACTGGGGTCGAAACGCTGACTTCTAAGGGACCTTTGCCTGTGCCGATTACTCTGTTGGTGTTGTCAGTTGGAGTAGAGAGAACGCTGCAGCTTAGTTGGACTTTTAATGCTCCTGCTAGTCTTGTGGAGACTGGTTATCACTGGACACAGACTGATTGGACGGCTTGCAGTTCTGATTGTCAAGGCACTCAGAAGCGGACTGTTGTGTGTCGACGGAATGACAATATGAATGTGGTGCCTGATCGACTCTGTGATGCTGACAGTAAGCCGGATGAGTCTCAACGATGCAATTTGTACTGTTCATATGAGTAAGTTATGGGAATAGCGTTTGGTATAATCAGTTGTAATATTCCATTGGTGGATTTTTGTAAGGTGGACAGTAAGGGACACACACTGTTCAGCAACATGTGGTCGTGGCAGTAAGATGAAATATGCATCATGTTTTCGTCGACAAGCAGGAACTAGGGCTCTCAGAGTGTCATCTGAACATTGCCAGGCGTTGCCAATGCCGCCGTCTAGAAATGTCACTTGTCAACTAATATCATGCGTAACGCTTTCACCAGATCAACAAGGTCAATGGAGAGGAAACCCCTGGAGCAAGGTATGTGAGTGAACTACAACATAACTTGTCTACTGAATTAAGTTGTTGATGTTTATTGCTAGTGTTCGGCATCATGTGGTAATGGAGTGCAGCAGCGAAAAGTTCGTTGTGTCAACATCAAATTATGGAAGTTAATGGCAGACAGTGACTGTGCAGCTATTCCAAAGCCTGTTTCCAGGCAAGTTTGCAACCTGGGATCTTGTGCCAATCACGAATATTACTGGAATGAAGGTCAATGGAGCTCGGTAAGTGAAATCACATTTTGATATGTTTGCTGAGAAGCAATAGTTGTTTTTATAGTGCTCGAAGACGTGTGGTGTGGGTGTACAGCAACGTAGTTTGAGATGCTTGGATCATAATGGTCAAACTGTATCTACGAGTTATTGCTCGACACAAGGGAAGCCAAGGACATCTAGGGAATGCGTCAAGCAGCGCTGCACTAGGTGGCAAAGTCGGGACTGGACCAAAGTAAGTGACTTACTATAATATTATATCTCTATATCAAGTAGTCTTATGGCTGATGTTGCTTATAGTGTTCATCTTCGTGTGGCATTGGGCATCAAACACGACAAGTTGACTGCGTTGACGCTGCTGACAATGTTGTCAACAATAAACATTGCAGTTTAACTTTTAAGCCTCTGGAAAGACAGAACTGTCGACTGCACAATTGTCCTAGTGGACGATGGCAATTGTCTGCTTGGTCTGCAGTAAGTTAATTGTGTGTCAAAGACAACTTTAGTAGTTAATATTTTCTGTGTTGTAGTGCTCTGCAACTTGCAATAGAGGAGTTCGTGTAAGACGTGTGATTTGTGCCGATGAGCAAGGCAATGACTTGGGAAAGGAAGGATGCAATGGATCAGAAAAACCTCTTGCTGAAACAGAAGTTTGCATAATGGGAAGTTGCTATGAGTGGAAAGTCAGCAACTGGAGCACAGTAAGACTTACATTTGTGTGAGATCTGAATATATTGTATGAGATATAAAATAACagcataaattaattattaaatgatGCTTACTTTAGAGGGATATATTGAGACGTGTAATTGAGACTACAAGAAACAATAGTCTGTGAATGTTTTTTGAGGTTTTAGTTCAGTAGAGTGAGCTTGCAGATAATGGTTATCTTGATAAGGACATTCTTGTGACTAAATAACTGAAATAATTACTATGAAAGAGAAACTAGAATTTTATAACGTGAGCTAGGGTACTTTCTTCTTTCCAGAATTTGAATGATGTGCCACAATGTGAAGTTTCTTTTATGTAGAAATGTTGTCTGTATGAACTTTACaatgtgttttttgttttgtaatttgaTGTATCTCAGATTCAGCCTTAGGGGTCGTTcaaaattattgacaattttAGGAGCATACAAAGCGCATTCTAGGGGAAAAGGATCATGGCCTCTGTACACTTTATAAATGTTGATTGGTAGCAGATAGCTCATGCTAATTTCTGTGTTTTCCATGATCAGAATTTGCATCATTGTTCCCACCTGTATGTACAAGATATGGAAACATATACCATATACGAATAGGAGAACAGACCAGTGAACATCGACACGGGCAACGACTTCCGTAAACCGGAAGTCAAATCTTGGTGTCTCTGAGATTTCTCAATGGAATGCCTTTCCACAATTACTGCTCTGTTCAGAACAGCACATAATGGCCCAAAGGCTCCATGTATACAAACGCAAAGGCATGACTAGGATCATGCTTGTGGTGAACAGACCAGCCAAGTATTGACCTCGCCCACTGTCTTAAGGCGTGTTCTGGTTATTGTGCATGTGAAAAAGCATGCAGTACCTCTTCTAAGTTGTAAGCTTGCCTTTTTGCCTTTTACTAAAAGATGCGCTGATTGTACAGAagatttgtgttgtttgggTAACGTTTTGTTAATTGTGGTTTTTGTTTATGAATCTGAGCTATCAATTTTGTCTTCTAGTGTTCAAGAAGTTGCGGAGGTGGCAAGGTACAACGGAAAGTCAAATGTCAAAGTGCAACTGGCCAAATTGTGCCAAATGCAATGTGTCAACACTTGTCAAGACCAATTGCCACAGCTGTTTGTAATCAATTATCTTGTCCTAAATGGCATAAAGGGGAATGGACTAAGGTAACTGGAAAAGAATGTGCTGCTATGATATGTAAAGACAGTATGCaggcaagacagacagacagacagacagacagaccgatagATAAAAATGGACACAATTGGTGTTACCAGGTATGTTACGTAATGAGTTGTACATTTGTGTAGTGCTCAAAGAAATGTGGTCCTGGCATAAAGTATCGACTTGTTCGATGTGCTGGACCTTTCAACCAGTATGTTGCTGATTCAAAATGCAACTTGAGCAAACGACCAGTGCATGCCAAAAAGTGTCAATTAGCACACTGTACAGATTGGCGTATTGGAGAATGGTCGTCGTGCACCAAGTCCTGTGGGATGGGAGCTCAGACAAGGAGTGTCAAATGCTACAGAAAGAATAAACTCTTGGCTGATTCCGGCTGTGCTCAGCCTGCTCCAGTAACATCTCGATCATGTATGAACCAGGCATGTCCCACATACTTATGGGTTGTCAGTGGATGGAAACCTGTAAGAAGAATCAGAATCGTGATGTTTATGTGGTggttaatttttatattttgtagTGCTCTGTAACGTGTGGAAAGGGCACGACATCGAGAACTGTTGAATGTGTTGATAGAGCCACGAAGAAATCTGTAGGCAGTAATTTTTGCGAGTCGGTTAGTCGTCCAAGAAATAGTGATCGTTGTCAGTTAAGAACATGTCCAGGACATTGGGATACTAAACCTTGGAATCAGGTAATTTGTTGCttacaatttaattttatgGGAATAAGTAAGTGATATGCTGAAATTGGTTGTATGGTGTTGTCTAGTGTTCAGTTACTTGTGGGAATGGTGTACAGAAAAGGAGTGTGGACTGTATGAGTGGTGATCATGTGGTCAGTGATAGCTACTGCCGATCTACTTCGAAGCCTTTAGGAAGCCAACAGTGTACAAATTCTCCTTGTGACTCGGTCGTCTGGGTGTATGGGAGCTGGACAGTAAGAAGTGTTGCAGAGTGTGGAGTTGTTGTTTGAAAATGACTTTCTGATGTTTGCAGTCATGTGATAAAAGCTGTGGTGGAGGAATTCAAAAGAGACATCACTATTGCTCTTACAACAACAATCGACATACTCGACTTTCTCAGCAGTTGTGTGTGCAAGAGCTCGGCGAGCCACTAAGACAAAGGCCGTGTAATGTAGACAGTTGCTTTGTtgaatgtatgtattttgTCATTTATTCACTGGTTGTTTGCTAAGATGTGTTTCTcttgtatatctatagtacGCCCACTGCCAACATCGTGCAACGAAGTGAAGACAAAAGAAATAGGACGTTCAGATGGAACATACTTGATTTCGACTCGAAATGGTGTGTTGAAGATATATTGCTATGAAATGAACACTCAATTTCCCAAGGAGTTTATAACATTGTTATCAAAAACTAGCAACTATGCCGAAATATTTTCAAAGACGTAAGTTGTGTGTCAGTGCATGTTTCTTGCTTCTAGTAGCTAACAGAGGGACTCGACTGTTTTAATAGTCTAAGAAATCCCAACACGTGTCCAACAAATCTTACTTCTTCAATTGTCAATTCACATCCGTATCGTGGCAAAGGACGAACAGAGTTCAGTCGTGTTCGTATTGATGTCCATTCAATGGAAATAATGAGTAATACTTTACAACTCACCATTTGTACCTCAACAGTAATATATTGAATGTTTTTGCAGCCAATGATTTCACGTTTGCAACAAAATCAAGTCCAGGAGAACGTACTGTAGAGTATGGCTCGGCAGGAGACTGCTTTAGCAATTTAGGAACATGTCCAATGGTCAGtagattgttaattattaaaaatatcAACCATCACATGCTCATAAATTTGTTCATATATCTATAGGGTGAGTTTAGGGTTGATCTACGCTCTACTGGTTTGTACGTGGACCCAAAACATAGCTGGCAGCATCAAGGACGGCATTCTGTTGTGAAAACTAGGGCACAATTTGTGAGTTtgaatttgtattttgtgatCTGATAATCTGTTTGTTGACTTGACTTGGTCATTGTGCATAGAACCATCAAGTTGTCACTGGAAAATGTGGTGGCCACTGTGGACAATGCTACTCATTTGGATCAAGGATTCGAGTCAAACTTGTATAAAGTAAGTTGAGTTACACACATAGGTTGTTCAAATGAATCAGACTTTAATTGAGAGTTTTACTATTATACAAGTAATTGCTAACAAATTGAGTATGAGGAGTCAGACTgcatatgcaaacaaacactacagcACAGCAAACTGTACCAGCCAGCggtttgctgctgctgctgcgcgcgtgtgcgtgcgtgcacacacacacacacacacacacatgcacgcacatgcacaagcacacacacatgcacacacacacacacacatgcacacacacacacacatgcacacacacacatgcacgcacgcacatgcacatgcacacacacacacatgcatgcacgcagacacacacacacacacacacacacacacacacacacacacacacacaccacacacacacacacacacacacacacgcgcgcgtgcacacacacacatgcatgcacatgcgcaaacacactcacacgcatgcatgcacatgcgcacgcacacacacacacacacacacacacacacacacacacgcatgcgtgcacacacgtgcacacacacacacacacatgcatgcacgcacacacacatgcacatgcacacacacacatgcacacacacacacacacgtgcacacacacacacacgcacacacacacatgcgcacacactcAATGTTGAGAAACTATTATGACTAATGTTTTAGTTAACTGTGGTGGCTGTGTGTGCATTTGgtaataatttttgttttgttgtaggaAAGCCGATCAATTCTGACGTTTGCTGCTTGTGTATCGCAAATGATACTGCAACTCTCACTCTGCTGTGCAGGGTGGCTGAACGATAATATCTgatttatatttatttcttCTGGATGCTGCATTGGGTGGTACAAGACTCTGTCTCAACTATTGCACTGGTTTAGTTTAATACGGCTACAGATAATTTAAAACACAACACTTCGTCTGACTTAGTGATTGAGCAGTCacatttgtaatttttatcttataataataatagtaatagaagtgttgactttgacatctggtgtgggtgtgtgagtgcatgcagTCGTTTGTAGTTTGCTACCAGTCTATCATTACCCGAGGCTCGGATATCTGGGCTAAggttatagtagtcgtctgacGTGTGACTGTATTTTTTCAATGTATAATGAGACAGACATCTGCAATAGTGAGCTGAAATGTTGCAGACCTAAGTAGTCAACAAAAAACTTTTTTACGTCCATAATTTTtgcttgtcacgtgactaattaaaaaattaattggACATTTTTATTGCTAGCTATTCAGGTCAAGCAATTGTCTCGATTTTTtctgctattaattaaaatttacattttaatttatcAAGTTAGCAGAATGCATTCAACCATTCTCACTTTttgatatttatatattttacatatatggaaatatattattttcaAATTCTATTTATAGCTCATGTTAGTGTCCGGTGCGTTTGATTGAATGACAAGCGGTAGCGCACGCGCACTCCGCACATTTGCCATCCCGGCTGCCGACGTTTTTACACTTCAGTCAATGAATCCACCGATTCCCGACGGCTTGCCGGAACTCCTCCAGGATTTTACGGTCGAAGTTTTGCGTTGCAAGCCTCCCAATCTCGTCGAATTCGCTGCCACTTACTTCCACGAGCTACGCGAAAAGAGCAAAACGGGTGGTCTGTGTTCAGCAGAGTCTGGCGCTTCCGTCGCGCCAATAAGCGATGAAGAAACGGGAGAAAATGGCCAAGTGGATGATGGTAGGGTAGCATTCCTGTTCTCGTTTGTTGTGTGGAATGTACAGCTCTAACTCGTGTTTCTCTCATCATTTTAGAAGAGGAAGAATTCAAGCCGCCCCCGTCGTTTTATCGCGGACGGAGAGCGTCTGGTGAGTCGCCGGTTTGTTGTGCGTTCGTTCGGCCTTTTGTCGTTCGCGTGTCGTTGTGTTGTATTGGGTTATGAGGGGAAAGAAGACGAAGTGGTGTGTCAGAAACTTTGGTATGCGAGACATCCTGTATACAAACGATTAGAAGCCTGGTAGTTACACAGTTCGATACACACCGAGTCGACACGTAGTTGATGACAGCATCGTGTGAATGAAGATGAACCGAAAGCAAATCGCGGTTGTGGCTAACTTCCACAGACTATCAAGTTGGCCGTTGGCATGTTTCTGCATGTATCAACCGTTGACGTCTCTGTGGTTGCGTTGTGGTAGCTTGCTGTGAGGAAAATGGGAAAATGAGAATGAGATCGAGAGACACAGAGTCTTAGACTGGGAAATCTTGTTTTACAAAATTAGCTGCTTTCAGCTGCGCTAGTATGGGCTTACAGCAGGTGTCAGGTGTGTAGAGTAGATAGACTCTACACCTGGAGAGTTATTATATTTAGACAAGGAAAAGTATCCTGCACCTACTATTTAGATCactattgttaattaattaaataactagaGCAACAAAAGGTTTTGGTCAAGAGTGGGTGGCCATCAACACATTTTATTGTGGAAAACTAGCAactaataccccattcacatgAGCTCTCCTAACCAGGCCAGCACAGAATGGGCCGGGCCAGCACAGCCCGGCCCACCGGCCCACCACAACTTGCCGGGTTGGCCCGGGTCAGCTCGGCTTCaaatcgtcgtgtgaatgcgggCCAAGCCAGGCTGACGGCCACTCATGCTCACTAGATACGAAAATGGCGTGGTCAGAGCAGGAAACCCTGTACCTCATTGAATTGTGGGGTGAGGACAGCGTCCAGGTTTGAATTAGACTGCTCTATCATCAGCGAAAAGTAAGCGCGTGCAACTTGCTCCATATTTATGGTAGCGCGAGAGTCTCGACAAACGGCATAGCTAGCGTGCGCACCAAGGAACACGCCTACCATAGCGGCTGGCTCGCTTTTCTCTACACGTCGTGTAAACAAGAGCTGGCTTGCTTTACTAGCTCAGGCTGGCTTGGCTCGGCCCAGTTTGTaactgtgctcgtgtgaatggggtataagtTAATAGTTTAGTAGAGAGACATTTGTTGTGCGTTTTGGTATGTTTGCTTTGATATGGAAACCTGAAGGTCACCAGACTGTGaaaaacagttaattaattaattaaatatacagCAAAACCCTATGAAgttgctaataattaattttgtgtatttatttggtcacgtggcaTGCCTGGTTTTACACATGCGCGTTAGGGAACGGCAGCCTTTACAACTTTCAGTATGCTGTGTTAGTAAAACGAGCATCGTGCTGCTAGGCAACATAAACAATGTAAAAAAGGacactgcgcatgctcagctgTAGACACTCTTGGATTCGTAAGTAGGTAGAGAGTAATACTACCGACGAACTGCACTCATCTCTGAATTGTTGATCATTATGTCAACTATTAGTCGTGTTCTTATCATAGACAGTCACTCAACACGTTTTGTTTGTAGTAAGTGCTGAACCATTTCAACCTACAGAAGACGATGTAGATGAAaaagtatttgtgtgtgtcacccACCAGTGATTGCTGCGATGGTAATCGTCGTCATGTTAGGTTATACATCAGAAGACTGATGAGCAGCGAGAAAGACTGCGCACGTCTGTCAAGAACATTTTCCTTTTCAAGACATTAGATGCCGTACGAACACACAACTTGACATAATATCATCAAAAACGTGATGGTTGATGTTACAGGAACAACTACACGAGGTATTAGATGCCATGTTTGAAAGAAAAGTGAGTTTACTTGCTTGCcatagagagagagacattTTAGTTATAGAATGTGATTACTATAGGTAACGGAAGGCGAACATGTGATTGACCAAGGAGATGATGGGGACAACTTCTATGTTGTTGATAGGTTAGAAGTTATGAAGAGTGGAGGTTAAATGGTGCatttttatgtgtttgtggGGTGTGTTTGTAGTGGGGTTTATGATATCTTGGTGTCTATTGGTGGACAAGAACCAAAGAATGTGAGTAAGCAGATACATCACTGttacagttgtgtgtgtgtgtgtgtgtgtgtgtgtgtgtgtgtgtgtctgtgtgtgtctgtctgtctgtctgtctgtctctgtctgtctgagtgtccAGAGCTcaaataacggccggacatgGTATTTGGGTTAAATCAATGTGAACTGTAGCCAAGGAATCTTGATTTTGTTAACCAATGTGAAGTTAGAACAAGCTAGAGCTAACTGTTGAGCATGTAACTTTTAGCATGGCTACCCTAGACTAGCAGTATGCCTTTTGCATCACATCACAGGTGGTCACAGGTGCAGGTAACAGGTTTTAAGTCTTTAGGTGTTTTACACTAACAATCAGCTGGTTAGGTGTGGTGCTAACATGTGGTTGGGTTGAATTCATTTTTCTGGCAGTTGTTGCAGGTCTTGAATGTGTCTAGGTAAGGCAGCCATCCCAGTTCTTTGGCCAGCCATCCGTTGAGTGTAGTCCTGCAACTAGGCCACTGCTCATCTCTTTGTATGCAATTAGAGCAGGCTTTACCCCTTGGCATAGTTTCACTTAATGATAATAGGTGCCATGGGCTATCACAAATCAATGAGTCTAGCTTCCTAACTTTtacttgtctttctgtccgttCAGAGTGGACAACGTTGCAGCATCAATTCTGCCGGAAGAAGCACCGTCTGGTTAACTACCAGTAATGGTGAAAGGATGGGAATTGCCTCTTTTGGGCAGCAGGCTCTTTCGCATTTGGAGAAGAGAACcaacataaatatttaatGAAAACGCAGAGTATTATGCTGATCAGTTTCtaagtgtttgtgttcattgcaTTATTGCCAAgtgtagcgaggcttctaatgggggtcgcacaacagaaaggggcatGGTCCTATATGACTCTCCATTGAGCTTTtggtatatgtatatatatatgtgtgtgtgtgtgtgtgtgtctgtctgtctgtctgtctgtctgtctgtgtgtgcaggtgttaGTTTGTCGTTTTGACGTCAGGATTGattgtgtttgcttttgtATATTCTAGATGGGTTGCTATGATAATACTGGTAGTTTTGGTGAGCTGGCTCTTATGTATAATACACCGCGAGCTGCCACAATTACAGCTAGAACAGATGGATGTTTGTGGGCATTGGATAGGGCAATCTTTCGAAGAATAGTGTTGCAAAGCGCTTTCAAGAAGGTAAATTGTtatgtctggtgtgtgtgtgtgtgt from Corticium candelabrum chromosome 22, ooCorCand1.1, whole genome shotgun sequence carries:
- the LOC134197152 gene encoding A disintegrin and metalloproteinase with thrombospondin motifs 9-like isoform X2, producing the protein MLLFSFFIVSLLSSGVQLSLIGEGSTSDYMYEVVTPRLEVHHRKTRGVSDNNAAQRGDIHMLMYNLNAFGETVRLHLHPNDGFIAASLEVEYHGSNGKRKYESGSGYELRRCFYSGLANSSGAIRSRPAVFSVCGGLSGFYTTDNGQFFVEPLQGKTNGSSTGWLDATNEAHIVYKRKPADSSSSSNTSDCGLQGHLSQDVEKISKTITRRRRSQSMENYVETLLVADEEMYRYHKRRTEHYLLVVSNVVSHLFQDPSLKNFVKVVVVRMVILEENPATLDITDSAHHSLYSFCRWQKDENYPLYHKLHHDIAVLFTRRDICRTSTRCDTLGLAELGTICDPARSCTINEDNGLSVALTAAHELGHILNMPHDGETSDCPITPSQYRLMAPTLSSHTNPWSWSQCSSKALTAFLDGGNGICLLNKPNVDLTQDMSKNLPGQLYNLDKQCEMAFGSGITSCKYIQDEVPCRRLWCSTSSPGCRTRHMPWAEGTPCGNNKWCIKGKCVAKERNTKPIDGQWGNWKSFSSCTRTCGGGVQYSERDCDYPEPANGGQYCVGQRRKYTSCNTQDCPRGSISFRQLQCESFNGQKHNFNNVPYNVKWSAKYNLRPSERCKLFCYTNTDSKYYRLAAKVVDGTPCSPDTFDMCVDGQCRPAGCDHKLGSHAKIDKCGKCNGNGQSCREVVGFLGRAHYGYNDVVTFPVGTTQIIVRQPPILARDDNYLALKQGGSFIFNGDYKINVGRYRYKSLGCEWYYNGSQTGVETLTSKGPLPVPITLLVLSVGVERTLQLSWTFNAPASLVETGYHWTQTDWTACSSDCQGTQKRTVVCRRNDNMNVVPDRLCDADSKPDESQRCNLYCSYEWTVRDTHCSATCGRGSKMKYASCFRRQAGTRALRVSSEHCQALPMPPSRNVTCQLISCVTLSPDQQGQWRGNPWSKCSASCGNGVQQRKVRCVNIKLWKLMADSDCAAIPKPVSRQVCNLGSCANHEYYWNEGQWSSCSKTCGVGVQQRSLRCLDHNGQTVSTSYCSTQGKPRTSRECVKQRCTRWQSRDWTKCSSSCGIGHQTRQVDCVDAADNVVNNKHCSLTFKPLERQNCRLHNCPSGRWQLSAWSACSATCNRGVRVRRVICADEQGNDLGKEGCNGSEKPLAETEVCIMGSCYEWKVSNWSTCSRSCGGGKVQRKVKCQSATGQIVPNAMCQHLSRPIATAVCNQLSCPKWHKGEWTKCSKKCGPGIKYRLVRCAGPFNQYVADSKCNLSKRPVHAKKCQLAHCTDWRIGEWSSCTKSCGMGAQTRSVKCYRKNKLLADSGCAQPAPVTSRSCMNQACPTYLWVVSGWKPCSVTCGKGTTSRTVECVDRATKKSVGSNFCESVSRPRNSDRCQLRTCPGHWDTKPWNQCSVTCGNGVQKRSVDCMSGDHVVSDSYCRSTSKPLGSQQCTNSPCDSVVWVYGSWTSCDKSCGGGIQKRHHYCSYNNNRHTRLSQQLCVQELGEPLRQRPCNVDSCFVELRPLPTSCNEVKTKEIGRSDGTYLISTRNGVLKIYCYEMNTQFPKEFITLLSKTSNYAEIFSKTLRNPNTCPTNLTSSIVNSHPYRGKGRTEFSRVRIDVHSMEIMTNDFTFATKSSPGERTVEYGSAGDCFSNLGTCPMGEFRVDLRSTGLYVDPKHSWQHQGRHSVVKTRAQFNHQVVTGKCGGHCGQCYSFGSRIRVKLV
- the LOC134197152 gene encoding A disintegrin and metalloproteinase with thrombospondin motifs 9-like isoform X1 — protein: MLLFSFFIVSLLSSGVQLSLIGEGSTSDYMYEVVTPRLEVHHRKTRGVSDNNAAQRGDIHMLMYNLNAFGETVRLHLHPNDGFIAASLEVEYHGSNGKRKYESGSGYELRRCFYSGLANSSGAIRSRPAVFSVCGGLSGFYTTDNGQFFVEPLQGKTNGSSTGWLDATNEAHIVYKRKPADSSSSSNTSDCGLQGHLSQDVEKISKTITRRRRSQSMENYVETLLVADEEMYRYHKRRTEHYLLVVSNVVSHLFQDPSLKNFVKVVVVRMVILEENPATLDITDSAHHSLYSFCRWQKDENYPLYHKLHHDIAVLFTRRDICRTSTRCDTLGLAELGTICDPARSCTINEDNGLSVALTAAHELGHILNMPHDGETSDCPITPSQYRLMAPTLSSHTNPWSWSQCSSKALTAFLDGGNGICLLNKPNVDLTQDMSKNLPGQLYNLDKQCEMAFGSGITSCKYIQDEVPCRRLWCSTSSPGCRTRHMPWAEGTPCGNNKWCIKGKCVAKERNTKPIDGQWGNWKSFSSCTRTCGGGVQYSERDCDYPEPANGGQYCVGQRRKYTSCNTQDCPRGSISFRQLQCESFNGQKHNFNNVPYNVKWSAKYNLRPSERCKLFCYTNTDSKYYRLAAKVVDGTPCSPDTFDMCVDGQCRPAGCDHKLGSHAKIDKCGKCNGNGQSCREVVGFLGRAHYAGYNDVVTFPVGTTQIIVRQPPILARDDNYLALKQGGSFIFNGDYKINVGRYRYKSLGCEWYYNGSQTGVETLTSKGPLPVPITLLVLSVGVERTLQLSWTFNAPASLVETGYHWTQTDWTACSSDCQGTQKRTVVCRRNDNMNVVPDRLCDADSKPDESQRCNLYCSYEWTVRDTHCSATCGRGSKMKYASCFRRQAGTRALRVSSEHCQALPMPPSRNVTCQLISCVTLSPDQQGQWRGNPWSKCSASCGNGVQQRKVRCVNIKLWKLMADSDCAAIPKPVSRQVCNLGSCANHEYYWNEGQWSSCSKTCGVGVQQRSLRCLDHNGQTVSTSYCSTQGKPRTSRECVKQRCTRWQSRDWTKCSSSCGIGHQTRQVDCVDAADNVVNNKHCSLTFKPLERQNCRLHNCPSGRWQLSAWSACSATCNRGVRVRRVICADEQGNDLGKEGCNGSEKPLAETEVCIMGSCYEWKVSNWSTCSRSCGGGKVQRKVKCQSATGQIVPNAMCQHLSRPIATAVCNQLSCPKWHKGEWTKCSKKCGPGIKYRLVRCAGPFNQYVADSKCNLSKRPVHAKKCQLAHCTDWRIGEWSSCTKSCGMGAQTRSVKCYRKNKLLADSGCAQPAPVTSRSCMNQACPTYLWVVSGWKPCSVTCGKGTTSRTVECVDRATKKSVGSNFCESVSRPRNSDRCQLRTCPGHWDTKPWNQCSVTCGNGVQKRSVDCMSGDHVVSDSYCRSTSKPLGSQQCTNSPCDSVVWVYGSWTSCDKSCGGGIQKRHHYCSYNNNRHTRLSQQLCVQELGEPLRQRPCNVDSCFVELRPLPTSCNEVKTKEIGRSDGTYLISTRNGVLKIYCYEMNTQFPKEFITLLSKTSNYAEIFSKTLRNPNTCPTNLTSSIVNSHPYRGKGRTEFSRVRIDVHSMEIMTNDFTFATKSSPGERTVEYGSAGDCFSNLGTCPMGEFRVDLRSTGLYVDPKHSWQHQGRHSVVKTRAQFNHQVVTGKCGGHCGQCYSFGSRIRVKLV